The sequence GCGGTTGGTGGTGCACCGCAACGTGCGGCGGGGGCGGATCGGGTGGGTTCGTCCGGCGCGCGTTGTCAGCGATGACGACCGGGGGCTGCTGCTGTGGATCCCCCAGGGCTCTCGGGTGGCCAGCGAGACCACCGACACCGGAGTCGGGATGCGGGCGGTTCCGTTCGCCGAGTGGATCGTCTCGGCGTACCGGCTGACCGTCGCGCGGTGGCAGGGGCCGGCCCTGCTGAAGTTCCTGCCGGTGGGGGCGGCGCACTCGGTCTGGTGGTTCCGGGACGAGCAGGGGCGTTTCGCCCATTGGTACGTCAACCTCGAGGAACACGGCGTTCGCTGGGACGACGGTGGGCTTGCCGGCGTTGACGTGGTGGACCAGGATCTCGATGTGCTGGTCCACGCGGACCGCCGCTGGGCGTGGAAGGACGAGGGCGAGTTCGCTGAGCGGCTCGCCTTCCCGGAGCACTACTGGGTGCCCGACCCGGACGCGGTCTGGGCCGAGGGGAAGCGGGTGATCGCCCGGGCCGAGGCGGGTGAGTTCCCGTTCGACGGCACCTGGTGTGACTTCGTGCCGCCGGTCGAGTGGACGGCCCCGCTGGACCTGCCGCCCGGCTGGGACCGGCCGCCGGCGCGCTGACGGCTCCCATTCGACCGCCGCGGGCGCGGCCGGCCCGCCCCGGTCGAATCCGTGTGCGTTTCGTCATAGTCGAATGGTGAGCCGGGGCCGATCCGATGTGAGGCTTCTCGGTCCGGTCTGGCAGAATGGCTGGCTGGTATCCGGCGTGGGTCCGGCGCCCTCTACCCGGGCACCACGTCAGTCCACCCGAGCAGTCTCCGGCCCAACCCCACTGTGCCGGAGAGCGCGCTCACCCGTGCACCGCCCGTCCAGGGTCGGTGGAAACAACAGGAGCGAAAACACTGTGGCCGTAAAGATCCGGCTCCTGCGGATGGGCAAGATCCGCAACCCGCAGTACCGCATCGTCATCGCCGACTCGCGCACCAAGCGTGACGGCCGGGCGATCGAGTTCGTCGGGATCTACCAGCCGAAGCATGACCCTTCGGTGATCGAGGTCAAGTCGGACCGGGTGCAGTACTGGCTCTCCGTGGGCGCGCAGCCGAGCGAGGCGGTGCAGCGCCTGCTGGAGAAGACCGGCGACTGGCAGAAGTTCAAGGGCCTGCCGGCTCCCGAGCCGCTGAAGGTCGCGCCCGAGCGGGTCGACCGCAAGGCGGCCTACGAGGCTGAGGCGAAGGCCGCCGCCGGTCTGGCGGAGGCCCCGACCAAGCCGGCCAAGAAGGCCGCCAAGGCCGAGGCGGCGCCGAAGACCGACGAGGCGGCGCCGAAGACCGAGGAGCAGGCCGGTGCGGGCTCCGGCGAGCAGGGCTGACGTGGCACTGCGTCCGGCGCTGGAGCATCTGGTCAAGGGCATCGTCGACAATCCCGACGATGTCCGGGTCCGGCTGGTCGATTCCCGGCGGGGCAAGCGGCTTGAGGTCCGCGTGCACCCGGAGGACCTCGGCACGGTGATCGGGCGGTCCGGGCGGACCGCGAAGGCACTGCGCCAGGTCATCGGTTCCATCGGTGGACGCGGCGTACGCGTCGACATCGTCGACTCGTACTGATGCTCGTCGTCGGCAGGATCGGTAAGCCGCACGGGATCCGCGGTGAGGTGACCGTGGAGGTGCGGACCGACGAACCTGAGACGCGGTTTGCCCCGGGCTCGGTGCTGCGCACCGAGCCCGGGGCGAACGTGCCCGCCCACCCCGGCGCGTACCGGGTGCCGGGTGAACTGACCGTCGAGGCGGCTCGGTGGCACCAGGGGCGGGTGTTGCTGGTGACGTTCGAGGGTGTGCTCGACCGTAACGTCGCTGAGGCGCTCCGCGGAACCCTCGTCGGGGTGGACCGCGCTGACGTGGCCCCGCCGACGGACCCGGAGGAGTTCCACGACCACCAACTGGTCGGCTTGGCCGTGGTCACCTCGGCTGGGGAACGGCTGGGTGAGATCGCCCGGATCGACCACGCTCCCGCCGCGGACCTGTTGGTGCTGCGCCGCCCTGGCCGCCGGGACGTGTTGATCCCGTTTGTCCAGGCGATTGTGCCCGAGATCGACCTCGCTGGCGGCCGCGTCGTCGTGGATCCGCCCGGCGGCCTGCTCGACCTCTGACGCCGGCGGCCCGCTCGACCTTCAGCCGGCGGCCCGCCTGACCCCGGCCGGTAGCCGGTTCGGCCGGGCCGTCCGGCCCGCACAGCTGTTGGAGTCCCGCATGCGCGTTGACGTCGTGTCGATCTTCCCGGAGTACTTCGCTCCGCTGGACCTGTCGCTGATCGGCCGGGCCCGGGCCAGCGGCACACTCCAGCTGGCCGTGCACGACCTCCGTACCTGGACGCACGACGTGCATCGGACGGTCGACGACACGCCGTACGGCGGGGGACCGGGGATGGTGATGCGGCCGGAGCCGTGGGGGGAGGCGCTGGAGGCGCTCGCCCCGCCGGGAGGCAACCCGCCGCGGCTGCTGGTGCCCACGCCGGCCGGTGCTCCGTTCACCCAGGCGCTGGCCCACGAACTGGCCGCCGAGCCGCACCTCCTCTTCGCCTGTGGCCGGTACGAGGGGATCGACCAGCGGGTGCTCGAGCACGCCGCGAGTCGGATGCCGGTCACCGAGGTCTCGCTCGGCGACTATGTGCTCTTCGGCGGCGAGGTGGCGGTGCTGGTGATTCTGGAGGCGGTGACCCGGCTGCTGCCCGGGGTGCTCGGCAACGTCGGCTCGCTGGACGACGAGTCGCACGCCCACGGGCTGCTGGAGGCACCGATGTACACCAAACCGGCTGTCTGGCGGGGCCAGGAGGTGCCAACGGTGCTTCGCTCCGGGGACCATGGGAAGATCGCCCGCTGGCGCCGGGACGAGGCCCTCGCGCGGACAGTCGCCCGACGACCGGACATGATCGCCG comes from Salinispora tropica CNB-440 and encodes:
- a CDS encoding DUF402 domain-containing protein; the encoded protein is MRFEPGRLVVHRNVRRGRIGWVRPARVVSDDDRGLLLWIPQGSRVASETTDTGVGMRAVPFAEWIVSAYRLTVARWQGPALLKFLPVGAAHSVWWFRDEQGRFAHWYVNLEEHGVRWDDGGLAGVDVVDQDLDVLVHADRRWAWKDEGEFAERLAFPEHYWVPDPDAVWAEGKRVIARAEAGEFPFDGTWCDFVPPVEWTAPLDLPPGWDRPPAR
- the rpsP gene encoding 30S ribosomal protein S16 gives rise to the protein MAVKIRLLRMGKIRNPQYRIVIADSRTKRDGRAIEFVGIYQPKHDPSVIEVKSDRVQYWLSVGAQPSEAVQRLLEKTGDWQKFKGLPAPEPLKVAPERVDRKAAYEAEAKAAAGLAEAPTKPAKKAAKAEAAPKTDEAAPKTEEQAGAGSGEQG
- a CDS encoding RNA-binding protein; this translates as MRAPASRADVALRPALEHLVKGIVDNPDDVRVRLVDSRRGKRLEVRVHPEDLGTVIGRSGRTAKALRQVIGSIGGRGVRVDIVDSY
- the rimM gene encoding ribosome maturation factor RimM (Essential for efficient processing of 16S rRNA), with product MLVVGRIGKPHGIRGEVTVEVRTDEPETRFAPGSVLRTEPGANVPAHPGAYRVPGELTVEAARWHQGRVLLVTFEGVLDRNVAEALRGTLVGVDRADVAPPTDPEEFHDHQLVGLAVVTSAGERLGEIARIDHAPAADLLVLRRPGRRDVLIPFVQAIVPEIDLAGGRVVVDPPGGLLDL
- the trmD gene encoding tRNA (guanosine(37)-N1)-methyltransferase TrmD, with product MRVDVVSIFPEYFAPLDLSLIGRARASGTLQLAVHDLRTWTHDVHRTVDDTPYGGGPGMVMRPEPWGEALEALAPPGGNPPRLLVPTPAGAPFTQALAHELAAEPHLLFACGRYEGIDQRVLEHAASRMPVTEVSLGDYVLFGGEVAVLVILEAVTRLLPGVLGNVGSLDDESHAHGLLEAPMYTKPAVWRGQEVPTVLRSGDHGKIARWRRDEALARTVARRPDMIAALPPECLDPRDRAALERAGFPDPPEGVAK